In Candidatus Cohnella colombiensis, one DNA window encodes the following:
- a CDS encoding cupredoxin domain-containing protein yields the protein MHKWLLSTIVVVACAMGVYLMATALPEKPKNEAADLVEGQELLKITATNFSFDSNEYHVKAGTNYKIKFVNKLGNHGVEFEGLSLELDGKNPESEFTFDTPGTYEIRCSIMCGTGHNDMVAKIVVE from the coding sequence ATGCATAAGTGGCTTTTATCAACCATTGTTGTAGTCGCATGTGCCATGGGAGTTTATTTGATGGCAACCGCATTACCAGAGAAACCGAAAAATGAAGCAGCAGATCTTGTCGAAGGCCAAGAATTGCTAAAAATCACAGCAACAAACTTCAGCTTCGATTCAAATGAGTATCATGTGAAAGCTGGAACCAACTACAAGATTAAATTCGTGAACAAATTAGGCAATCACGGGGTTGAGTTCGAAGGATTGAGTCTAGAGCTTGATGGTAAAAATCCTGAGTCAGAATTTACATTCGACACACCGGGTACTTATGAGATTCGTTGTTCGATAATGTGTGGCACAGGCCATAACGACATGGTAGCAAAAATCGTAGTAGAGTAA